Proteins encoded by one window of Rubinisphaera margarita:
- a CDS encoding TrkH family potassium uptake protein — protein sequence MQRRGFTPAELFVGSFLALILLGTLALRFLPGIYRGTPLNWIDALFTSTSAVCVTGLIVVDTATHFTFAGQAVLLALVQLGGLGMLVLTSVIITALGGRPSLRTESVTIGQRHMMPQLPARTLILNIVRFTFYIEAFGALLLYLVWAPRMGLIKAFWPAIFHSVSAFCNAGFSTNTSSLTEYQNSPLTILIISVLIIAGGLGFIAMEELQIYFRRDGRRKRLSTHTRLVLATSSVLLLGGWILFMAFEWRGVLGSMGRIDRIFNALFMSVTPRTAGFNTIDYADVTDSSNLLTMILMMIGGSPGSTAGGMKTTTFALLGLMAWSRLRSQPTATFVNRSIPNETIHRATGLFIIGTAVIIAGAFALSVVGDMLHVEQHFLARLFEVVSAFNTVGLSMGVTPHLSVPSKWVIILLMFAGRTGPLAIAAALIVRLSRQGRYRMAYEDVVVG from the coding sequence ATGCAACGTCGGGGCTTCACGCCGGCTGAACTCTTCGTCGGCAGTTTTCTGGCGCTCATTCTCCTTGGTACGCTCGCGCTGAGGTTTCTCCCGGGAATCTATCGAGGTACGCCGCTGAACTGGATCGATGCCCTCTTTACATCGACCAGTGCGGTCTGCGTAACCGGACTGATCGTGGTCGATACGGCGACGCATTTCACCTTTGCCGGCCAGGCGGTTCTTCTCGCCCTGGTCCAGCTTGGCGGACTCGGCATGCTGGTGCTGACGAGTGTCATCATCACCGCTCTGGGAGGTCGGCCGTCGTTGCGGACCGAATCGGTCACCATTGGACAGCGGCACATGATGCCCCAGCTTCCTGCGCGAACGCTGATTCTGAATATCGTTCGATTCACATTCTATATCGAAGCTTTCGGTGCTCTGCTGCTTTATCTGGTGTGGGCCCCTCGGATGGGACTGATCAAGGCCTTCTGGCCGGCCATCTTCCATTCCGTCAGTGCGTTCTGTAATGCGGGCTTCTCGACAAACACCAGTTCGCTGACGGAGTATCAGAACTCGCCGCTGACGATCCTGATCATCTCCGTGCTGATCATCGCCGGTGGTCTTGGGTTTATCGCCATGGAGGAACTCCAGATCTACTTCAGGCGGGATGGCCGGAGAAAACGGCTGTCGACACACACCAGGCTTGTGCTCGCGACTTCGTCTGTTCTGCTCCTTGGCGGCTGGATTCTGTTCATGGCGTTTGAGTGGCGAGGCGTACTCGGCTCCATGGGGAGGATCGACAGAATCTTCAACGCATTGTTCATGAGCGTAACGCCTCGGACTGCCGGATTTAACACGATTGACTACGCGGACGTCACCGACAGCAGCAATCTGCTGACAATGATCCTGATGATGATCGGCGGCTCGCCAGGTTCAACAGCCGGTGGAATGAAAACGACGACCTTCGCCCTGCTCGGGCTCATGGCCTGGTCGCGATTGCGGTCGCAGCCAACCGCGACCTTCGTCAATCGGTCCATTCCTAACGAAACCATTCATCGCGCGACCGGGCTGTTCATTATCGGGACGGCAGTCATCATTGCAGGTGCGTTCGCGTTGTCGGTGGTCGGCGACATGCTGCACGTGGAGCAACACTTTCTGGCGAGGTTGTTCGAAGTCGTCAGCGCGTTCAATACCGTGGGACTGTCGATGGGCGTCACTCCCCATCTCTCTGTTCCCTCCAAATGGGTCATTATTCTGCTGATGTTCGCGGGACGAACTGGACCATTGGCGATCGCAGCGGCATTGATCGTTCGTCTGTCCCGCCAGGGAAGATACCGCATGGCCTACGAAGATGTGGTCGTTGGTTGA
- a CDS encoding potassium channel family protein codes for MKRFVILGLGNFGFTLARTLTDSGHDVIGLDMDGDVVDRLASYISQAIVGDSTDLELLRRLGASEADVAIVSTGDDIASSVLTTMALIDLKIKDIYVKVISDEHARVMKRIGVTDTIFPEKDTALSLSTRISGSALLNYVRLGSGFSIQEMGVPDSWFGRTIRELKLRQNYNITVVALHDILEDHIVPSPDPDRKLKDSDTLLVAGDDESLERAAKAR; via the coding sequence ATGAAACGATTTGTGATCCTGGGGCTGGGCAACTTCGGATTCACGCTGGCTCGTACGCTGACAGACAGCGGTCACGACGTGATTGGACTGGATATGGATGGCGATGTGGTCGACCGGCTCGCATCGTACATCTCGCAGGCGATCGTGGGGGATTCGACGGATCTCGAACTGCTGCGAAGACTCGGCGCGTCCGAGGCCGATGTGGCGATCGTTTCCACGGGCGACGATATCGCCTCCAGCGTGTTAACGACGATGGCCCTGATTGATCTCAAGATCAAGGACATCTATGTCAAAGTCATTTCCGACGAACATGCTCGCGTCATGAAGCGAATCGGCGTCACGGATACCATCTTTCCAGAGAAAGACACCGCGCTGTCGCTTTCCACGCGAATCAGCGGCTCCGCCCTGCTCAACTATGTCCGTCTCGGCTCGGGATTCAGTATCCAGGAAATGGGCGTTCCAGACAGCTGGTTTGGCCGCACGATTCGGGAGTTGAAGCTGCGGCAGAACTACAATATCACCGTCGTCGCTTTGCATGACATTCTCGAAGATCACATCGTTCCGTCTCCCGACCCGGATCGAAAACTCAAGGATTCGGACACCCTGCTGGTCGCGGGAGACGATGAATCTCTGGAGCGAGCGGCGAAAGCCCGATAG
- a CDS encoding DUF1559 domain-containing protein, protein MPALHFRRQKDGFTLIELLVVIAIIAILVALLLPAVQQAREAARRSSCKNNLKQIGLALHNYHDTFFVFPPSFIDNSGFTSGLTYDGSSSPTTIREDRNGLAWSTLILPYVEEPALYDAIGGATNNFAHHWQDANNDGNANDPIPEANQIVSVYNCPTEAGTGRNPEKGNFGTNNYLANAGTRAAIDRAGAMFCMNSSVRMASVKDGTSNTIMCLERTNNDVTTANSCGTQTCNYQGGIWIGPRDIAGAAGWHPGLRPFDVESYGGGNATYAIGTSNQPWGDDWGTWGCHQGGLQMVLADGAVRFLSENIALETYRRLRHRNDKEVLGEF, encoded by the coding sequence ATGCCTGCATTGCACTTCCGACGACAAAAAGACGGTTTCACACTCATTGAGCTTCTGGTGGTGATCGCGATCATCGCCATTCTGGTTGCTCTGCTTCTCCCAGCCGTGCAACAGGCCCGGGAAGCCGCTCGCCGCAGTTCCTGCAAAAACAATCTCAAGCAGATCGGACTGGCCCTTCACAACTATCACGATACCTTCTTCGTCTTCCCTCCCAGCTTCATCGACAACAGCGGTTTCACATCGGGCCTGACCTACGATGGCAGCTCCAGCCCGACGACGATCCGCGAAGACCGGAATGGTCTGGCATGGAGTACGCTCATCCTTCCTTATGTCGAAGAGCCTGCTCTTTACGACGCCATCGGCGGGGCGACGAATAACTTCGCTCATCACTGGCAGGATGCCAACAACGACGGCAATGCGAACGATCCGATTCCCGAGGCCAATCAGATTGTGTCGGTCTACAACTGTCCGACGGAAGCCGGCACGGGACGGAATCCGGAGAAAGGGAACTTCGGAACCAATAACTACCTGGCCAATGCCGGAACGCGTGCGGCTATCGATCGCGCCGGAGCAATGTTCTGCATGAACTCGAGTGTGCGGATGGCCAGCGTGAAAGACGGAACGAGTAACACGATTATGTGTCTCGAACGAACCAACAACGATGTGACAACCGCCAACTCGTGTGGCACCCAGACCTGTAACTATCAGGGAGGAATCTGGATCGGGCCCCGAGATATCGCAGGGGCAGCTGGCTGGCATCCGGGGCTGCGTCCGTTCGATGTTGAGTCGTATGGCGGCGGAAATGCCACGTACGCCATCGGAACCTCGAACCAGCCGTGGGGAGATGACTGGGGAACCTGGGGCTGCCATCAGGGCGGTCTGCAGATGGTCCTCGCGGATGGAGCGGTTCGTTTCCTCTCCGAGAACATCGCTCTCGAAACCTACCGTCGTCTGCGCCATCGCAATGACAAAGAGGTCCTCGGCGAATTCTAA
- a CDS encoding exo-alpha-sialidase, protein MRLLLFTTVILLSQQVLFSPVEAGPLTPEKDARHDRRTIIFNGQHPDKLACDTTLRKVPDGSWVMVMLGGGNTEPLPQNRIFISRSQDEGETWSAMKPIDLGVKSKDENAALIPTELMVLDGRCTMFVATHDGTFGNWKEWMTHSDDSCRTWSKLEPVPGRLHDRTFVRNHIITSDGRILLPFQHYLRVAETRSISGKRRFSAPTDPRNGVLISEDGGKTWSEHGDIRLTDNENYHGWAENNIVELSNNRIAMIIRADKLGGVLYYAESTDGGRTWPEFATKTDIPNPGSKATLYGLGGDAVAMLHNPNPKHRSPLALWVSFDGMKSWPYQRVLVPESVDGPRGRLNYPDGFVSEDGEYLHFAFDDNRHLGVYYGAKLPQVQQTASADPRSSQMLELKTTGAGPDKIDYRLLPKVPSKHAMISDVRDRGGDWVHQHAYLTHHNGRYWAMWSDGPGKRNEKLTAEQHRNVVPGHDLADNRVSFATSQDGINWSEPAPLSGPPRIEGFGWIARGFWVRDGELLALASHFDAPGYAGKGLSLEAFRWNERSRSWEPHGTVLDDTLNNFPPKRLPSGPFMMTRRDHVRQVSVMIGGDEAFNQWEIFPLASYNAKGRPEEPYWYTLPDGQTIVGLIRDNGRSGRLLRTVSEDNGRTWSPIVKTNFPDATSKFFVLRTSRDYYVLVSNSNPKRRDPLTLAVSRDGVVFTDLFYLVGERHIDYPHVIEHDGQLLIAFSGAKQTMEVLQVDLDDLDMMIAD, encoded by the coding sequence ATGCGATTGCTGCTGTTCACCACGGTTATTCTTCTCTCTCAACAGGTCCTCTTCTCCCCCGTTGAGGCCGGTCCATTGACTCCCGAAAAAGATGCAAGGCACGACCGCCGGACAATCATCTTTAACGGACAACATCCCGATAAACTCGCCTGCGATACAACGCTCCGCAAAGTCCCCGATGGCTCTTGGGTGATGGTGATGCTCGGCGGAGGAAACACCGAGCCTCTGCCGCAGAATCGGATCTTTATCTCACGCAGTCAGGATGAAGGGGAAACGTGGTCTGCGATGAAGCCGATTGATCTCGGTGTGAAGAGCAAAGATGAAAACGCCGCCCTTATCCCGACCGAACTGATGGTTCTGGACGGACGCTGCACGATGTTCGTGGCGACTCACGACGGAACGTTCGGCAACTGGAAGGAGTGGATGACCCACAGCGATGACTCGTGCCGCACCTGGAGTAAGCTCGAACCAGTCCCCGGCCGACTGCATGATCGGACGTTTGTCCGGAATCACATCATCACCAGCGATGGTCGCATTCTGCTGCCGTTTCAGCATTACCTGCGGGTCGCCGAGACCCGATCGATCTCCGGAAAGCGGCGTTTCTCCGCCCCGACCGATCCCCGTAACGGTGTGCTCATCAGTGAAGATGGCGGCAAGACGTGGTCTGAACATGGCGATATCCGGTTGACCGACAACGAGAACTATCACGGCTGGGCGGAGAACAACATCGTTGAGCTCAGCAATAATCGGATTGCCATGATCATTCGGGCCGACAAACTCGGCGGAGTGCTTTACTACGCGGAATCGACCGATGGCGGCCGCACCTGGCCGGAGTTTGCCACAAAGACCGACATCCCCAACCCGGGATCGAAGGCGACGCTCTACGGCCTCGGAGGCGACGCGGTGGCGATGCTGCACAATCCCAACCCGAAACATCGAAGTCCACTGGCGTTGTGGGTTTCGTTCGATGGCATGAAGTCCTGGCCCTATCAGCGAGTTCTCGTGCCTGAATCTGTCGACGGACCGCGAGGCCGATTGAATTACCCGGATGGATTTGTCAGCGAAGATGGTGAGTATCTGCACTTTGCGTTCGACGACAATCGGCACCTGGGTGTCTATTACGGGGCAAAACTTCCGCAGGTCCAACAGACTGCTTCGGCAGATCCTCGGTCTTCACAGATGCTGGAGCTGAAGACAACGGGAGCGGGTCCCGACAAGATCGATTACCGATTGCTGCCAAAAGTTCCGTCGAAGCATGCGATGATCAGTGACGTTCGCGATCGGGGTGGCGACTGGGTGCACCAACACGCTTATCTGACGCACCATAACGGTCGATACTGGGCAATGTGGAGCGACGGTCCCGGCAAACGGAACGAGAAACTGACCGCCGAGCAGCATCGGAATGTCGTCCCCGGGCACGACCTCGCTGATAATCGGGTTTCGTTTGCGACGAGCCAGGATGGGATCAACTGGAGTGAACCGGCTCCTCTGTCCGGGCCTCCGCGGATTGAGGGCTTCGGCTGGATCGCCCGAGGATTCTGGGTGCGAGACGGCGAGCTGCTGGCTCTGGCGAGTCATTTCGATGCTCCAGGATACGCGGGGAAGGGACTTAGCCTCGAAGCATTCCGTTGGAATGAACGTTCCCGTTCCTGGGAGCCACACGGCACCGTGCTCGACGATACGCTTAACAATTTTCCGCCCAAGCGGCTCCCGTCCGGTCCATTTATGATGACTCGGCGCGACCACGTCCGGCAGGTTTCGGTGATGATTGGCGGAGACGAGGCGTTCAATCAGTGGGAGATTTTCCCCCTGGCCAGCTACAACGCGAAAGGCCGGCCTGAAGAACCGTACTGGTACACGTTACCCGACGGCCAAACAATAGTCGGGCTGATTCGGGATAATGGTCGATCGGGACGGCTGTTGCGCACGGTCTCAGAAGACAATGGCAGAACGTGGTCGCCGATTGTCAAAACAAACTTTCCCGACGCGACCAGCAAGTTCTTCGTACTCCGCACATCACGCGATTACTATGTGCTCGTCTCGAACTCCAATCCGAAACGGCGTGATCCATTGACGCTCGCCGTCAGTCGGGACGGGGTTGTTTTCACGGACCTGTTCTACCTGGTTGGAGAGCGGCACATTGACTATCCGCACGTGATCGAACACGATGGCCAACTCCTGATCGCCTTCTCCGGAGCCAAGCAGACAATGGAAGTGCTTCAGGTTGATCTGGACGACCTCGATATGATGATCGCCGATTAA
- a CDS encoding FAD-dependent oxidoreductase, giving the protein MLTRIVTLLLISLLSVPAVQAAGQAAQSADVIVYGSTPGGFCAAIAAAREGASVILLEPTDHVGGVNTGGLSFSDSNQTVRSTVMGLFDEWHRRIEADYRQRGVKLPYDVSVKDASKWTYEPHVAAKITKEMLDEAGVKVLTGSVLNSVEKDGATITALKTKRGHFGGKTFIDATYEGDLMAAAGVSWTIGREGREKYGESLAGRQFPKGRMQIDGFDDEGNPLPLITATEAGPVEAGDDRVMVYSFRLCLTKDPANRVPFPAPENYDPARFEVVRRYFAWEERPHLLWDLYPLPGNKFDANNGIGKQFSMGLVGGCNGWSEASAEERQQMWGEHKQYTLEMYHFLTTDPAVPEHLRNAMAELGLCKDEFPEYDHWSPQLYVREGRRMQGMYVLTENDILRNPEKDDPIVVSSFPIDSHDVQRVATKDGYVVNEGTIFPVRMPRRRNGYPYHIPYRSILPRQNECDNLLVPVALSCTHVAISSVRVEPTWMILGQSAGIAAAMAAKLDSAVQSLEYPKLRSRLVAQGQVLELPELPELPPEPEVVVSIDPKSLPGIILDDADATLKGSWARSTNFKPHIGSGYVHDDQRADGQSVALFKFTAEEAGEYELRMAYSAHPTRATAVPVSVTSGSNTTEFNVDQTQALPDGKHFRPIGTVTLEAGSETTLTLSNTQTDGFVILDAFQLIRK; this is encoded by the coding sequence GTGCTCACCCGAATTGTTACTCTTCTGTTGATTTCCTTGTTGTCCGTACCGGCCGTGCAGGCAGCCGGTCAGGCGGCTCAATCTGCCGATGTGATCGTCTATGGCTCGACGCCTGGTGGTTTCTGTGCAGCTATCGCCGCAGCCCGTGAGGGAGCTTCGGTCATCCTGCTCGAACCGACGGACCATGTCGGCGGCGTGAATACCGGCGGACTGAGCTTCAGCGATTCCAACCAGACCGTTCGCAGCACGGTCATGGGACTCTTTGACGAGTGGCATCGCCGCATCGAAGCCGATTACAGGCAGCGCGGGGTCAAGCTGCCCTACGATGTCAGCGTGAAAGATGCTTCGAAATGGACCTACGAGCCTCATGTGGCGGCGAAGATCACGAAGGAGATGCTCGACGAAGCCGGCGTGAAGGTTCTGACCGGGAGCGTTTTGAATTCCGTTGAGAAGGACGGGGCCACGATTACGGCCCTGAAAACCAAACGGGGGCATTTCGGCGGAAAAACCTTTATCGATGCGACTTACGAAGGCGACCTGATGGCCGCGGCTGGAGTCAGCTGGACAATCGGACGTGAAGGCCGCGAGAAATACGGCGAATCGCTGGCCGGGCGTCAGTTCCCCAAAGGCCGCATGCAGATCGATGGGTTCGATGACGAGGGGAATCCACTCCCGTTGATTACCGCCACGGAAGCCGGCCCGGTTGAGGCGGGTGATGATCGTGTGATGGTCTACAGCTTTCGGCTCTGTCTGACGAAGGATCCCGCGAATCGCGTCCCCTTCCCTGCTCCGGAGAATTATGACCCGGCTCGCTTCGAAGTCGTCCGCCGCTACTTCGCCTGGGAAGAACGACCGCATCTGTTGTGGGATCTTTATCCGCTCCCCGGCAACAAGTTCGATGCCAACAACGGCATCGGAAAGCAGTTTTCAATGGGGCTCGTGGGAGGCTGTAACGGCTGGAGCGAAGCGAGTGCGGAAGAACGCCAGCAGATGTGGGGAGAACACAAACAGTACACACTGGAGATGTATCACTTCCTGACTACGGACCCGGCTGTTCCCGAGCATTTGCGAAACGCGATGGCGGAGCTCGGCCTCTGCAAAGATGAGTTTCCTGAGTACGACCACTGGTCTCCGCAGTTGTATGTCCGTGAAGGACGACGGATGCAGGGCATGTACGTGCTCACTGAGAACGACATCCTCCGGAATCCCGAGAAGGATGATCCGATTGTCGTCTCTTCGTTCCCGATCGATTCCCACGATGTCCAGCGCGTTGCTACGAAGGACGGCTACGTCGTCAATGAGGGTACGATCTTTCCGGTGCGGATGCCCCGCCGACGGAACGGGTATCCGTATCACATCCCGTATCGTTCGATTCTCCCCCGGCAGAACGAATGCGACAACCTGCTCGTGCCGGTCGCGTTGTCCTGCACGCACGTCGCGATTTCTTCTGTGCGTGTTGAACCAACCTGGATGATTCTCGGCCAGAGCGCGGGAATCGCCGCAGCCATGGCAGCCAAACTCGATTCAGCCGTGCAGTCGCTGGAGTATCCCAAACTGCGAAGCCGACTGGTTGCTCAGGGACAGGTGCTTGAACTCCCCGAACTCCCAGAGCTTCCGCCCGAGCCTGAAGTGGTTGTTTCGATCGATCCGAAATCCCTTCCGGGCATCATTCTCGATGATGCGGACGCCACGCTGAAGGGGAGTTGGGCGCGGTCGACCAACTTCAAGCCGCACATCGGCAGCGGGTATGTGCACGACGACCAGCGTGCTGATGGACAGTCGGTTGCCTTGTTCAAGTTCACCGCTGAAGAAGCGGGCGAATACGAACTGAGAATGGCTTACTCCGCTCATCCGACCCGGGCGACTGCCGTGCCGGTTTCGGTGACGAGTGGTTCGAACACCACTGAGTTCAATGTTGATCAGACGCAGGCTCTGCCGGACGGTAAGCACTTTCGCCCCATCGGGACGGTGACTCTGGAGGCGGGGTCGGAAACGACGCTCACGCTTTCAAACACGCAGACCGATGGCTTCGTGATCCTGGACGCGTTTCAACTGATCAGGAAGTAA
- a CDS encoding orotidine 5'-phosphate decarboxylase / HUMPS family protein — translation MTDITRPIVQISLDLTNIKEAIETAHLAMRAGVDWLEAGTPLILAEGLHGVRALRQEFPDVPIVADLKTMDGGYLEAEMMAKAGATHVVVMARAHPETIKCVVQAGRDFGAKVMGDNLGCPDMVAGAKELEDLGCDYVIHHIGYDERRGIAAAGHRMPSPLDQLKKVVEAVSVPVQAVGGLSLEQAIACPEYGAPLVVLGAPLTIDADAFKTADGNLEESLKLICDAVHQQEVRTRS, via the coding sequence ATGACAGACATCACCCGACCGATCGTTCAGATTTCACTCGACCTGACGAATATCAAGGAAGCGATCGAGACTGCTCATCTCGCCATGCGAGCCGGGGTCGACTGGCTCGAAGCGGGTACGCCTCTCATTCTCGCGGAAGGCCTGCACGGAGTTCGCGCTCTACGGCAGGAGTTTCCCGATGTTCCCATCGTCGCCGACCTGAAAACAATGGACGGTGGTTATCTCGAAGCCGAAATGATGGCCAAAGCCGGCGCAACGCATGTCGTCGTGATGGCCCGGGCTCACCCCGAAACGATCAAGTGTGTCGTTCAGGCGGGCCGAGATTTTGGAGCAAAGGTCATGGGCGACAACCTCGGCTGTCCCGACATGGTTGCCGGGGCGAAGGAACTCGAAGATCTCGGCTGCGATTACGTGATTCATCACATCGGCTACGATGAGAGACGCGGCATCGCCGCAGCGGGACATCGCATGCCCAGTCCGCTCGATCAACTGAAAAAGGTTGTTGAAGCGGTGTCTGTTCCCGTGCAGGCAGTCGGTGGGCTTTCCCTTGAACAGGCGATTGCCTGCCCGGAGTACGGAGCTCCGCTTGTGGTTCTGGGAGCTCCGCTGACCATCGATGCCGATGCCTTCAAGACGGCAGACGGGAATCTCGAAGAGTCACTCAAGTTGATCTGTGATGCGGTTCATCAACAGGAAG